The nucleotide sequence AACCGGGGCTGATGCTCGGCGCGCAACTGCTGATGGCCACCATCCTGTCGGTGGCGACGATGATGGTCGTCCTCGCCGTCGGCCGCCTCGCGTTCGACGTGCGCCTGCCCCGACTGCTGCCGGCCTACCTGCTCGGCTACGTGCTGGCGGCGCTGGCGATGTTCGCGATCGGCCTGCTCGTCGCCGCGCTCGCGCCGAGCGGCAAGAGTGCCGGCGCGATCGGGACCGTACTCTTCTTCCCGCTCGTCTTCTTCGCCGGCCTCTGGATCCCGCGCGACACCATGAACGGCGTGCTGCGGACGATCAGCGACCTCACCCCACTCGGTGCCGGCGTGCAGTCGTTGCAGGACGCAACGGCCGGGCACTGGCCGCAGCCGCTGCACCTGGCTGTCATGCTGGGGTGGACGATCGTGGCCGGCGGGCTGGCCGCGCGGTACTTCCGCTGGGAGTAGGTCGTGAGTATCGAGGCGGAGCTGCGGGCGGAGTTCGACCGCTGGGAACGCAGGGAGATCGCGCTCTTCAACGTCCTCCCCTATCTCCTGCTGGCCGCCAGTGTCCTGCTCACGCTGCTGCAACCGATCTGGGTCACGCCGGTGCACGTGCCGACCATGCTCGGGCTGACCCTCGCGGCAACCCTCTGGGTGCTCTACTTCCACACCCTGCACCCGGAATGGCACGAACACGGCCCGCTGATGGGCCTCTACTACACCGGGCTGATGGTGCTGGCCGCCGGCCTGGTGGCGATCGCACCCTTCTTCGCCCTCTTCGCCTTCGTCGGCTACCCACAGTCGTTCATCTACCTGAAGGGTCGCTGGCG is from Micromonospora sp. WMMD1102 and encodes:
- a CDS encoding ABC transporter permease: MSALSRLTVTETRLFFREPLIVFFALAFPPILLVIFGAVPSFREPEPSLGGLRVIDLYVPITVATALAMFALNGLSQLFASYREKGVLRRMRTTPVKPGLMLGAQLLMATILSVATMMVVLAVGRLAFDVRLPRLLPAYLLGYVLAALAMFAIGLLVAALAPSGKSAGAIGTVLFFPLVFFAGLWIPRDTMNGVLRTISDLTPLGAGVQSLQDATAGHWPQPLHLAVMLGWTIVAGGLAARYFRWE